One Pseudomonas syringae CC1557 genomic window, CCCGATGCGACCCGGGAAGCGTGCCGCCAGCTCGCGCATGGCCTCTTCTTCCTCGGGTTCGCCTCGGCCGATGATCGCAATCTGCCCGCCGTTGTTGACGATATGCTCGGCAACGCCAATGGTCAGATCCAGGCCTTTTTGATAGACCAGGCGTGAAACCACGGCGAACAGAGGGCCGGTGGACTCATCCAGTTCGAACAGTTCACGGACGTGATCGGCGTTGATCTCCTTGCGCGTCCACTCGTTTGGTGCGAAATGGCAGATCAGGTGTTCGTCGGTGGCTGCGTCCCAGCTTTCGTCGATGCCGTTCGGGATACCGCTGAGCTGGCCCTTTTTTGCCTTGCTCTGCAGAAAGCCTTCAAGCCCGCAGCCGAATTCAGGGGTGGTGATTTCCCGAGCATAAGTGGCGCTGACAGTAGTGATGTGGCTCGCATAGGCCATGCCGGCCTTAATGAACGACAGCTGGCCGTAGAATTCCATACCCTCCGGATTGATGGCCTCGTCCGGAATGCCCAGCTCGCGGCTCGACGCGGTACTTACCGTGCCTTGATAAGCCAGGTTGTGAACGGTAAAGATGCTTGGCGTGGACTGTCCGCGCCAGCGCATATAAGCGGGCGCCAGACCGGCTGGCCAGTCATGTGCGTGAACCAGTTCGGGGCACCACTGGCTTTTCACTTCGCCTGCAGCAAACTCTGCTGCGGCCAGGCCGAGACGGGCAAAGCGAATGTGGTTGTCGGACCAGTCGCGACCTTCGGTATCCGCGTAGGGCGTGCCCTCGCGCTCATACAGCTCGGGGCAGATCAGTACATAAATCACCAGGCCGTCTTTCATGTCCATGCGGCCCACCTTGCACGGTGGAAGCGCGGCATGGCCACCCAACTGACTGATGATGTGGATCGGATTGCCACTGTTGATGACTTGCGGATAACCGGGAATCAGGACCCGAACGTCATGCAGGTGGCGCATGGCACGTGGCAGTGCGGCAGACACATCACCCAGACCGCCGGTTTTCACCAGGTCGGCCAGCTCTGAGGTCACGAACAGCACTTTACGTCTGTTGACCTGAGACATGGTTTGTTGTGTCGGTGCAGGCGGTATATGCAACGCAGGCAAATTAGTAGTCGCAAAAACCGGTAGATGAGTCAGCTCGCCGACCGGCTGACTAAAACTCTCTCCCTTCTGGGTTTTGACAGCGGCGCTAATCATCGTTTTTCCCCTTAAAACAGTATTGGTGCATCACTTGGTTGTTATTGGCCATTTCCTATGGCCGGTACACATACGTGCACTACGCAAGATCGATACCCGTTCGGGCTTGGCGCAGTGACAAAGCGGCGTGATGTCGCCATTACCGGATGTCAGCCAATAGCATAGATGCTCTATTCACCTGACCCAGCCATTTTTGAGAAGTTTCCACTTTTTTATGCGCGAATGTCTGGGGCGCGGCGTTGCGCCCGTCCGGCGGTCGGCTGCAGGCGCCTGTCATTAAGGTGTTGCGCGTTTAAGGGGCGAAATATCGCACATTGTCAGCGCGTGACCGGCCGTCGGATCGTTCGACAATCCTCTTTTGCAGGCCTGCTCCGAGGGTACGCCAGGCCTCGTTCAAGTGCCGTCCGAACCCAATCAGTGCGTTGCGCCTTTTCCGGGTGCAGTTGACGCACTATCTCCGTGCACCATAGGAAATTTCCTGCATCTGTGCTGGAACAATTCAAGTCGAGGCAGGATAGAATCGACCTGTGATATTCGGGAGATGGCGCTGGCGTCACCGAAGCACACTGATTTGAACACGCTGTTTCGAATTGTTGACGAGGACGGAAATGGAAGCCCCTGAGGTGCTGGTACTGCAAGCGAGCTATACAAATCCTGTGCATGCGGATGCCATTGGATTTGTCCTGAACGAATACTCTATGGATGCCATGGGCGCGGGTCGACCCATTTCAGCCGATACTCGTCAGCAACTGGCGATCGAACTGGCCAAGCGCTCACATGCGTTCAGTGTACTGGCCTTCGTCTCTGGCGAGCCGGTAGGGCTGGTCAACTGTTTCGAGGGCTTTTCCACGTTTGCCTGTCGTCCGCTGGTCAATATTCATGACGTCGCGGTCATTTCGCAGTACCGGGGGTTGGGCATCAGCCAGAAGATGCTGGCCAAGGTCGAAGAAATCGCGCGTCAGCGCGGCTGCTGCAAGCTGACTTTGGAGGTGCTTGAGGGGAATGACGTCGCGCAGGGCGCTTACAAAAAGATGGGTTTTGACAATTATCAGTTGAACCCGGAAATGGGTCGCGCCATGTTTTGGCAGAAATCGCTCTGATACGCGATACGTATCGAGAAAGGGCGCATCTATCGGGGGATTTGAAGAGCTTGAAGGCAGTATGAATGAGGGGGCTGGATCAAGCGGGCAAGCCAGCGTATCGGGCTTGCCACGGTGCGGTCTGAAACGTTGTAGAGTCTGCTGTCAGGCGTGAAGCATTGCGCCTGGCGCAGAAAGCTGGCTTTGCTGCAGCATTACGCTTAAATAAGCGACCTTTCGCTGCAACTGCTCACGTTCTTCTTTCAATGCACGCAGTTCGTCGCGACGGATAGTGACGTACAGGGTTTGTGGTGCAACTGGTGGTAGTACAGTTCCCATTGCTCACCTCGCAAATGGCGGATTCAACCTCAGAAAGGTCCTGAGCAATGACTTTCAATCCCTGAGCGCCGCTGCTTAC contains:
- the glgA gene encoding glycogen synthase GlgA, producing the protein MISAAVKTQKGESFSQPVGELTHLPVFATTNLPALHIPPAPTQQTMSQVNRRKVLFVTSELADLVKTGGLGDVSAALPRAMRHLHDVRVLIPGYPQVINSGNPIHIISQLGGHAALPPCKVGRMDMKDGLVIYVLICPELYEREGTPYADTEGRDWSDNHIRFARLGLAAAEFAAGEVKSQWCPELVHAHDWPAGLAPAYMRWRGQSTPSIFTVHNLAYQGTVSTASSRELGIPDEAINPEGMEFYGQLSFIKAGMAYASHITTVSATYAREITTPEFGCGLEGFLQSKAKKGQLSGIPNGIDESWDAATDEHLICHFAPNEWTRKEINADHVRELFELDESTGPLFAVVSRLVYQKGLDLTIGVAEHIVNNGGQIAIIGRGEPEEEEAMRELAARFPGRIGVRVGFNETDARRMFAGSDFLLMPSRYEPCGLSQMYAQRFGSLPIARNTGGLADTIEDGVTGFLFNESTVESYMEALNRAFNVFSHPELLNAMRCRAMAAPFNWHQAVEPYAELYRDLLKKNVGVSTHY
- a CDS encoding GNAT family N-acetyltransferase, giving the protein MEAPEVLVLQASYTNPVHADAIGFVLNEYSMDAMGAGRPISADTRQQLAIELAKRSHAFSVLAFVSGEPVGLVNCFEGFSTFACRPLVNIHDVAVISQYRGLGISQKMLAKVEEIARQRGCCKLTLEVLEGNDVAQGAYKKMGFDNYQLNPEMGRAMFWQKSL
- a CDS encoding DUF6026 family protein, translated to MGTVLPPVAPQTLYVTIRRDELRALKEEREQLQRKVAYLSVMLQQSQLSAPGAMLHA